A window of Desulforegula conservatrix Mb1Pa contains these coding sequences:
- a CDS encoding type 2 periplasmic-binding domain-containing protein, with product MILTLFWAGPVFSEVVKAGVISFSPYYIVEGGEVKGGVYTDILERMMERAGLKYSIQAYPVAELFSGIENGDIQIWMGTPVNGAISSPRKIAEANILVYTPSSVSPPSSIDGLSGKRVLVIDGYNYGGLLKKMSEPSRSIILDRVRSHETAFKRLSSGLERFVVDYQTPAEKTISDMKIKNLKSHILSTVDVKIYVSKKAPDPEKLMEQLMKAYEALKVEGHF from the coding sequence ATGATTCTGACTCTGTTCTGGGCAGGACCGGTTTTTTCCGAAGTTGTTAAGGCCGGAGTAATTTCTTTTTCCCCATATTATATTGTGGAGGGTGGAGAGGTGAAAGGCGGTGTCTATACTGATATTCTGGAAAGAATGATGGAACGTGCCGGCCTGAAATACTCTATCCAGGCTTATCCGGTTGCCGAGCTTTTTTCAGGTATTGAAAATGGAGATATCCAGATATGGATGGGGACTCCGGTTAACGGAGCCATTTCAAGTCCAAGAAAAATTGCCGAGGCAAATATCCTTGTTTACACTCCGTCATCAGTTTCACCGCCCTCTTCAATTGACGGGCTTTCAGGAAAAAGGGTGCTTGTGATTGACGGTTATAATTATGGAGGCCTTCTGAAAAAAATGTCCGAGCCTTCACGCAGTATCATTCTTGATCGTGTAAGATCCCATGAAACAGCTTTTAAAAGACTTTCTTCAGGTCTTGAAAGGTTTGTCGTGGATTATCAGACACCTGCTGAAAAGACGATTTCCGATATGAAGATAAAAAATCTCAAATCCCATATTTTAAGCACGGTTGATGTCAAAATATATGTCTCTAAAAAAGCCCCTGATCCTGAAAAACTCATGGAACAGCTCATGAAGGCATATGAAGCGCTTAAGGTTGAAGGGCATTTTTAG
- a CDS encoding DUF503 domain-containing protein, with the protein MVVGIGSMTFRLHGVFSLKEKRGIVKSMIARIQNNFNVSVAEVGSNDNWEKAEIGFSMTGNDGRVINSKMDKVFNFAEEMGLAEMTDSGMEIINL; encoded by the coding sequence ATGGTGGTAGGCATAGGCTCAATGACATTCCGGCTCCACGGCGTATTCTCCCTTAAAGAAAAACGCGGTATAGTCAAGTCCATGATTGCGAGGATTCAGAACAATTTCAACGTATCCGTCGCTGAAGTCGGCTCAAATGACAACTGGGAAAAAGCTGAAATAGGCTTCTCAATGACCGGAAATGACGGTCGGGTCATAAATTCCAAGATGGATAAGGTTTTCAATTTTGCCGAGGAAATGGGCCTTGCGGAGATGACAGACTCCGGAATGGAAATAATCAATTTATAG